The Chryseobacterium suipulveris genome window below encodes:
- a CDS encoding NAD-dependent epimerase/dehydratase family protein: MESYTEKILITGALGQIGTELTNRLVEIHGAENVIASGLDRWDKNLTSAGFYERMDVTNTQLVRQVIKDYEITTVYHLASLLSGTSEKQPLFAWRLNIEPLLNFCEMAKEGLIKKIFWPSSIAVFGKGIPKENVGQDVVLNPTTVYGISKMAGEKWCEYYFDKYGVDVRSIRYPGLISWKTPAGGGTTDYAVEIFYEAVENGKYTSFISENTAMPMLYMDDAINATLKLMASPKENLTVRSSYNLGGMSFTPKQLSEEIKKEMPDFTIDYKPDFRQQIADSWPASIDDSVAKNDWGLTYDFDISEMTKDMLKNLKVKLSGK; this comes from the coding sequence ATGGAATCCTATACGGAAAAAATTCTTATTACCGGTGCTCTCGGACAGATCGGGACTGAACTCACCAACCGATTGGTTGAAATACACGGCGCAGAAAACGTAATCGCTTCAGGACTCGACCGATGGGACAAAAACCTGACTTCCGCGGGATTTTATGAAAGAATGGACGTGACCAATACGCAGCTGGTGCGACAGGTGATCAAGGATTACGAGATTACCACGGTGTACCACCTCGCTTCCCTACTCTCCGGAACTTCGGAGAAGCAGCCGCTTTTCGCTTGGCGACTGAATATCGAGCCGCTGCTGAATTTCTGCGAAATGGCGAAAGAAGGTTTGATCAAGAAGATTTTCTGGCCGAGTTCAATCGCGGTTTTTGGTAAAGGTATTCCCAAAGAAAATGTTGGGCAGGACGTGGTTCTGAATCCGACCACCGTTTACGGCATCTCGAAAATGGCGGGCGAAAAATGGTGCGAATATTATTTTGACAAATATGGTGTTGATGTACGCAGCATCCGATATCCCGGACTGATTTCCTGGAAAACTCCTGCAGGTGGCGGAACAACCGACTACGCCGTGGAAATCTTCTACGAAGCCGTAGAAAATGGGAAATACACCAGTTTTATTTCCGAAAATACGGCGATGCCGATGCTTTATATGGACGATGCGATCAATGCCACCTTAAAGCTGATGGCGTCGCCAAAGGAAAATCTCACCGTGCGCTCTTCGTACAATTTGGGGGGAATGTCTTTTACCCCGAAACAACTTTCGGAGGAGATCAAAAAGGAAATGCCTGATTTTACCATAGACTACAAACCCGATTTCCGGCAGCAGATCGCCGATTCTTGGCCTGCCTCGATTGATGATTCGGTCGCAAAGAATGATTGGGGACTGACCTACGATTTCGATATTTCGGAAATGACGAAGGACATGCTGAAAAACCTGAAGGTGAAACTCTCTGGAAAATAA